Genomic segment of Deltaproteobacteria bacterium:
AAGCGGAACTTTCGGGAGCGGAGGTGTGCGGGACGGCGGGGGCCGTGGGAGATGTGCGGCGGTCCCGAAGGCCGGGGCCCTCTTCTCTCAGGCCGTCCCTTCGGCGCCGGCCGGCTTCCCTGGCAGCCTGATCCTGAAGGTGGTGCCCCTGCCGGGAGCGGAATCGACCTCTATGGCGCCGCCGTGCTTTTTTATGATGCCGTACGATATGGACAGCCCCAGGCCCGTGCCCTTGCCAGGCGGCTTGGTGGTGTAGAAGGGATCGAATATCCTGTCGAGCTTTTCCGGGGCGATGCCGGAGCCGGTGTCGCTTATCTCGACGACCACGCCCGGGCCCTCGGCGTAGGTCTTTATCCGTATCTCGCCGCGGCCGTTTATGGCCTGGGCGGCGTTCATCAGGATGTTCATGAAGACCTGGTTGAGCTGCATGGGCAGGCATTCGATCTCCGGCACGTCCCCGTACTCCTTCACGACCTCGGCCCTGTACTTTATCTCGTTCCAGAGGATGTTGAGGGTTGTGTCGATGGCGGCGTTCACGTCGAGCATGCCGCGCTCCGAGTTGTCGGCCCTGGAGAAGGTCTTCATGTCGCGTACTATCTTGTATATGCGGTAGGCCCCTTCTATCGACTCGGCCACCAGGGTTTCTATGTCCTCCCTGACGAAGTCGAACTTCATCCGCTCCCTGGCCTTCCTGATCGGCGCGTCGTCGCAGAGGCCCTTTTCGGCGAGCCCGGAGACGACGTCGTCGTACTCGTCCAGGAGGCTCAGCATGTCGGCTATGTACTCGCGCAGGGTGCAGAGATTGCTGTTTATGAAGCCGATGGGGTTGTTTATCTCGTGGGCTATGCCGGCGGCAAGCTGGCCTATGGACGAGAGCTTCTCGGCCTGGAGGAGCTGGGACTGGGTTTCGCGGATCTCGCGGTTGGCCGCCTCGAGCTCGGCCGTCCTCCTGCTCACCATGCCCTCGAGGTTGCGGCTGTACTCCTCGAGCTGCTCCTTGGCCCGCTTCAGCTCCTCGGTCATGGTGGCGTTGTCTATGGCGATGGCGATCTGTCCGGCCAGCGTCACGAGGATATCCCTGTCGGTCTCGGTGAAGCAGGGGCCGGCGGTCTTGTTGATGACCTCTATGACGCCTATGATCCTCTCCTTGGCCACGAGGGGGACGGCTATGATCGAGCGTGTGGCGAAGCCCGTCTTTTCGTCCACGCCGGTGAAGAAGCGGCTGTCCTTCGAGGCGTCTTCGATGAGGAGGGGTTCGCAGCGGCTGAAGACCCAGCCGGCTATCCCCTGGTCCGTCCTGATGCGCACTTCCTTGACCTCGTCGCCCTTTTCGCCGAGCGCCACGGTGAAGGCGAGCTCGCCTGTGGCCTCGTCGTGGAGGAGTATGGAGCACGCCTCGGCGCCCATGACCGTCTTGGTGAGCTCCATGATCTCTTCAAGGAGCGTATCGAGCTCGAGTGTCGACGATATGGTGACGGCTATCTTCTCGAAGAGCTCGAGCGTTCTGACCCTGTCGGCCAGCTTCCTTACAAGCCGCGCGTTCTCGTTGACGAGCCTGCAT
This window contains:
- a CDS encoding response regulator; the protein is METVLVIDDDRLVREMARDMLVDAGYRVFTAAGAEEGLAVVGDEKVDAVLVDVVMPGQSGLELIPRINALRPATAVMVITAYATVDKAVEAIRAGAYDFIRKPLREPELLHSVRRAMERCRLVNENARLVRKLADRVRTLELFEKIAVTISSTLELDTLLEEIMELTKTVMGAEACSILLHDEATGELAFTVALGEKGDEVKEVRIRTDQGIAGWVFSRCEPLLIEDASKDSRFFTGVDEKTGFATRSIIAVPLVAKERIIGVIEVINKTAGPCFTETDRDILVTLAGQIAIAIDNATMTEELKRAKEQLEEYSRNLEGMVSRRTAELEAANREIRETQSQLLQAEKLSSIGQLAAGIAHEINNPIGFINSNLCTLREYIADMLSLLDEYDDVVSGLAEKGLCDDAPIRKARERMKFDFVREDIETLVAESIEGAYRIYKIVRDMKTFSRADNSERGMLDVNAAIDTTLNILWNEIKYRAEVVKEYGDVPEIECLPMQLNQVFMNILMNAAQAINGRGEIRIKTYAEGPGVVVEISDTGSGIAPEKLDRIFDPFYTTKPPGKGTGLGLSISYGIIKKHGGAIEVDSAPGRGTTFRIRLPGKPAGAEGTA